Proteins encoded together in one Desulfosporosinus meridiei DSM 13257 window:
- a CDS encoding histidinol-phosphatase HisJ family protein yields MLDLHVHLLGHNDREASRETIAAFLDEATRRGLKEIGFADHDYYWDQMNFPMIREVAEDYPHLAVRIGLEAEYRPHEEGRIKNLIEQFPFDFIIGSVHEFDGWVFDIPEEEPMHWKKDIDQFYSRYFEIVTLAAKSGLFTTIGHFDLIKIFGARPSKDILALADETLTVVAEQGLVLEVNTNGRYKPVQEFYPERRLIEDIHRRGIEFTLGSDAHCAGNVGRDLSEASQLLHEVGVKSLVGFSRLDKVSYSLD; encoded by the coding sequence ATGTTAGATTTGCATGTGCATCTTCTCGGGCATAATGACCGAGAGGCTAGCCGGGAAACCATTGCGGCTTTTTTAGATGAAGCCACACGGCGAGGATTGAAGGAGATTGGGTTTGCGGATCATGATTATTATTGGGATCAAATGAACTTCCCCATGATCCGTGAGGTTGCTGAGGACTACCCTCATTTGGCGGTCAGAATTGGATTGGAAGCTGAATATCGTCCCCATGAAGAAGGAAGGATTAAGAACTTAATAGAGCAGTTTCCTTTTGATTTTATTATCGGGTCTGTGCATGAATTTGATGGCTGGGTTTTTGATATTCCTGAAGAAGAACCCATGCATTGGAAGAAAGATATTGATCAGTTTTATAGCAGATATTTTGAGATTGTGACACTTGCCGCTAAGAGTGGATTATTTACAACGATTGGACACTTTGACCTCATAAAAATATTTGGAGCAAGGCCCTCCAAGGATATTTTGGCACTGGCTGATGAAACCTTAACAGTGGTCGCTGAGCAGGGGTTAGTATTGGAAGTTAATACAAATGGAAGGTATAAACCAGTTCAGGAGTTTTACCCGGAAAGACGCCTCATCGAGGATATTCACCGGCGGGGGATTGAGTTTACTTTAGGTTCAGATGCGCATTGTGCTGGAAATGTAGGGCGAGATCTATCTGAAGCAAGTCAGCTACTACATGAGGTCGGCGTGAAATCCCTTGTTGGGTTTTCCAGACTAGATAAAGTAAGCTACTCCCTGGATTAG
- a CDS encoding metallopeptidase TldD-related protein — translation MKLVAQLEDLLYKAQRAPKSEELRLSAWRIVVHESEVVALGIKDNSPGSVYTPPSYRQGESGDVFLVWSDGTCSQTMVQLPFSSDPDYWPRALEQWKQASYEDPDAVHIPAPESLPLVAVEDRSIKSIITGDDKILFEQADRWLKDIPKNVKMQGSIQAAWGYRHVRTSTGLAVTYQQSQFVSGFSFDSLIGAGFAKRRLIRPEEQEKLWLQTVNQYQWMQKEASPVGANTQVILAPGMTEDMVRQFILPNFSGDRVIEGQGAFSKESFLDNKPVFHEQLSLMIDPFRPLELGSYLVTPEGIPASRTVLVQDGQLKTPYLRVKDAVRWGAKPTGLPQGTAGLYIKHKSEAPWLELLQGIEDGVLILSVLGLHTQDSVSGSYSLSAPHSLRILKGRIVGKTDVKLSGNFLADLAAATTKTALSELDNYPYLMIRTGVQNL, via the coding sequence ATGAAACTTGTAGCTCAATTAGAGGATCTGCTCTACAAGGCTCAGCGGGCTCCAAAGAGTGAAGAGCTTAGACTCTCAGCTTGGAGAATTGTGGTTCATGAGTCAGAGGTGGTTGCCTTGGGAATAAAAGATAATTCCCCAGGCAGTGTCTATACTCCGCCAAGTTATCGTCAAGGGGAGAGTGGAGACGTTTTTTTAGTCTGGTCGGATGGGACATGCAGTCAGACTATGGTTCAGCTTCCGTTTTCCAGCGACCCGGATTATTGGCCAAGAGCATTAGAACAATGGAAGCAAGCATCCTATGAAGACCCGGATGCCGTACATATACCTGCTCCTGAATCTTTACCCCTTGTAGCGGTTGAAGATCGGTCGATTAAATCAATTATTACTGGGGATGACAAAATTCTATTTGAGCAGGCCGATCGTTGGTTAAAGGACATACCCAAAAATGTAAAGATGCAGGGGAGTATTCAAGCTGCTTGGGGTTATAGGCATGTTCGAACCTCAACAGGGCTTGCAGTGACTTATCAACAATCTCAATTTGTCTCAGGATTTTCTTTTGACAGTTTAATTGGAGCCGGATTTGCTAAACGTAGACTAATTCGACCTGAAGAACAGGAGAAATTATGGCTCCAAACAGTAAATCAGTATCAATGGATGCAAAAGGAGGCATCTCCGGTTGGTGCCAATACTCAGGTAATCCTTGCACCCGGCATGACTGAAGACATGGTGAGGCAATTTATACTACCTAATTTTTCGGGAGATCGAGTGATTGAAGGGCAGGGGGCCTTTTCGAAGGAGAGTTTTCTGGATAACAAGCCAGTTTTTCACGAACAGCTTTCCTTGATGATTGATCCATTCCGGCCTTTAGAATTGGGATCTTATTTAGTTACTCCTGAAGGGATTCCGGCATCTCGAACAGTCTTGGTTCAGGATGGGCAATTAAAGACTCCTTACCTGAGAGTGAAAGATGCTGTTCGCTGGGGTGCGAAACCCACTGGCCTTCCACAGGGGACGGCTGGCCTCTATATTAAGCATAAGAGCGAGGCTCCTTGGCTGGAATTGTTACAAGGGATTGAGGATGGAGTTCTCATTCTATCAGTTCTTGGCTTACATACGCAGGATTCAGTTTCTGGTTCATATTCCTTAAGTGCACCGCATAGCTTAAGAATTTTAAAGGGTCGAATCGTAGGAAAAACAGATGTTAAACTATCAGGTAACTTTTTGGCTGATTTGGCTGCTGCAACCACAAAGACGGCATTGTCGGAACTTGATAATTATCCGTATTTAATGATCAGAACCGGAGTACAGAATCTGTAA
- a CDS encoding TldD/PmbA family protein, whose protein sequence is MEQLEIKALVQSVLEETKGIEGYFVVRAQSRREWSMRLSNGRFERVATGEDSGIGVQAFTEKGASGFANSDVLEKETGRKLVEKAIQLARRNEGIGSKANRQIWMVPPVQEEVANTAQKGFAEIPLVELEKMVMTLHSRLSSSFPKGVWQSSYRQVEEVWCIGRSDGTLVSFVIPRAVLMHQGTVRNNDKAQSTLIHRSGMDATLLIEELADSILEKKAIDRAEFALAVCAAPQLPSGHYPLIIDYGLAKGLAHEAFGHAVESDHMNESVLGENGKLRKGLRVARPGVSIIDGPLIGDWANQPFSANGLPRQTVTIVRDGVLEAGLGDVFSAEEAGMPVTGAGRAESYAHVPLPRMSNIRLLVEPMLPLIPEEHLMDEVKAVRETLLKHGEMLAGEKNLLLLGYRGGQVNPKTGDFVFQCDGIIDVADPDLPIYQPSIFSGKILSALEAIRGGLGEGCYDAIGTCGKGGQSVASSGGSHRYLLMDVDQQVSLGGEQA, encoded by the coding sequence TTGGAGCAATTAGAAATAAAGGCATTGGTTCAATCCGTTTTGGAAGAAACTAAGGGGATAGAAGGATATTTTGTAGTACGTGCTCAGTCTCGTAGAGAATGGAGTATGCGGTTAAGTAACGGACGTTTTGAAAGAGTAGCCACCGGCGAAGATAGTGGAATCGGAGTCCAAGCTTTCACTGAGAAGGGGGCCTCAGGCTTTGCTAATTCAGATGTCTTAGAGAAAGAGACTGGGCGCAAACTTGTCGAAAAGGCTATTCAATTGGCACGGAGAAACGAAGGTATCGGCTCAAAGGCGAATCGCCAAATCTGGATGGTACCTCCTGTTCAGGAAGAAGTAGCTAATACTGCTCAAAAAGGATTTGCAGAGATTCCTTTAGTGGAGCTCGAAAAGATGGTGATGACCCTTCATTCTCGTCTGAGTAGTTCTTTCCCTAAAGGGGTTTGGCAATCCAGCTATCGTCAAGTCGAAGAAGTATGGTGTATTGGACGAAGTGATGGTACACTAGTGTCTTTTGTGATTCCAAGAGCGGTACTGATGCATCAAGGGACGGTACGTAATAACGACAAGGCTCAAAGTACATTGATTCACCGCAGCGGAATGGATGCAACTCTGCTAATAGAAGAGCTGGCAGACAGTATTCTGGAAAAGAAGGCAATCGACAGAGCTGAATTTGCCTTAGCAGTGTGTGCTGCCCCCCAATTGCCCAGTGGTCATTATCCCTTAATTATTGATTACGGTTTAGCCAAAGGACTGGCCCACGAGGCCTTTGGGCATGCAGTAGAATCTGATCATATGAATGAATCCGTACTTGGCGAAAATGGGAAATTGCGCAAAGGTCTTCGGGTTGCCAGGCCTGGTGTAAGTATTATCGATGGCCCCTTAATCGGGGACTGGGCGAATCAGCCATTTTCAGCTAATGGTCTGCCTAGGCAGACTGTAACTATTGTGAGAGATGGGGTTTTAGAGGCAGGATTGGGAGATGTTTTTTCAGCAGAGGAAGCAGGGATGCCTGTCACCGGGGCAGGTCGTGCAGAGAGTTATGCACATGTTCCGCTGCCCCGAATGAGTAATATTCGGTTGCTGGTTGAGCCTATGCTGCCTTTAATCCCGGAAGAGCATTTGATGGATGAGGTTAAAGCTGTACGCGAGACCCTCTTGAAACATGGAGAAATGCTTGCTGGGGAGAAGAATCTGCTTTTGTTAGGGTATAGAGGCGGCCAAGTTAATCCTAAAACAGGGGATTTTGTTTTTCAATGTGATGGTATCATAGATGTTGCTGATCCTGATCTCCCGATTTATCAGCCTTCTATTTTTAGTGGAAAAATCCTTTCAGCTTTAGAGGCTATTCGTGGCGGCCTTGGTGAAGGCTGTTATGATGCAATTGGTACATGTGGAAAGGGTGGTCAATCCGTGGCCTCAAGCGGTGGAAGTCATCGCTATTTGCTGATGGATGTCGATCAACAAGTAAGCTTAGGAGGAGAACAGGCATGA
- a CDS encoding GNAT family N-acetyltransferase has product MQVRQGNVRDWPFMYALGKIGIPESISPWRKQPMEVTLKYREEFLRGFWTWIQQSEAKVFIVEELKQEAEEAQSVHPLGYLVLHDSAREELTGLTQGWIMDIVVLPEWRGKGAGKVLLKAAEDHCREQGISYLGLAVSSHNVKALRLYESYGFAEERKLLVKQLN; this is encoded by the coding sequence ATGCAAGTTCGTCAAGGAAATGTTCGTGATTGGCCTTTCATGTATGCTCTTGGGAAAATTGGTATTCCTGAGAGTATTTCTCCATGGCGCAAGCAGCCAATGGAGGTGACGCTTAAATACCGAGAGGAATTTCTTAGAGGATTTTGGACCTGGATTCAGCAATCTGAAGCTAAAGTTTTTATCGTGGAAGAGCTAAAACAGGAAGCGGAGGAGGCTCAAAGTGTACATCCGCTAGGTTATTTGGTTCTGCATGACTCAGCCAGAGAAGAGCTGACGGGACTTACTCAAGGGTGGATTATGGATATTGTGGTTCTACCGGAGTGGAGGGGCAAGGGTGCGGGGAAAGTTTTGCTCAAGGCAGCAGAAGATCATTGTCGCGAACAGGGAATTTCTTACCTGGGTCTTGCGGTTAGCAGTCATAATGTCAAAGCTCTCAGGTTATACGAGAGTTACGGTTTTGCGGAGGAACGAAAGTTGTTAGTTAAGCAATTAAATTAA
- a CDS encoding Na/Pi cotransporter family protein has protein sequence MRYLYLAILVLGLCLLLWGMKILRQGLQSFAGHRLHVALLWMTATPWRGFWSGSVSTAILQSSTALTVMAVSFVDAGLLPFANAFALILGSNIGTTLTPQLLAFPLDQITPYVMVFGSLGFLFIPSHWRYLSQSVFGLGVLFFALGLLEVGMAPLVNLPQIQDFLRQLGDNHIQGVIAGTVISALLHSSNATTGIIMLLTADGWITLPTALAFIFGANIGTCFTAVIAALASSRAAQRVALFHVLLNVFGVLVFFPFVEPLAYGLTLMGGSLSRQVANAHTIFNMLSSLFAYPLLPLAAKYLKKILP, from the coding sequence GTGAGATATCTGTACTTAGCAATCCTGGTGCTGGGCCTTTGTCTTTTACTCTGGGGGATGAAAATTCTTCGGCAAGGACTCCAATCATTTGCCGGTCATCGTCTGCACGTTGCCCTTCTTTGGATGACAGCGACTCCCTGGCGTGGATTCTGGAGCGGCTCAGTTTCTACGGCAATTCTCCAATCAAGCACCGCCTTAACCGTTATGGCTGTATCCTTCGTTGATGCCGGTCTTCTCCCTTTTGCCAACGCTTTTGCTCTGATCCTCGGCAGTAACATAGGAACTACTTTAACCCCCCAACTGCTTGCTTTTCCTCTCGATCAGATAACTCCTTACGTTATGGTTTTTGGTTCCCTAGGTTTTCTTTTCATCCCATCTCACTGGCGTTATCTATCCCAGTCAGTTTTCGGTTTAGGTGTACTCTTCTTCGCTTTAGGATTGCTTGAAGTCGGGATGGCACCACTTGTCAATTTGCCTCAGATTCAAGATTTCCTTCGCCAACTTGGCGACAATCATATTCAAGGAGTCATCGCAGGTACGGTAATATCCGCTTTACTTCATTCCTCTAATGCAACCACCGGTATCATTATGCTCCTCACGGCAGACGGATGGATTACCCTCCCTACAGCCCTAGCCTTTATCTTCGGAGCAAATATCGGCACGTGCTTCACAGCCGTAATTGCTGCGCTTGCTTCATCGCGAGCAGCACAACGTGTGGCACTATTCCATGTTTTACTTAATGTATTTGGAGTACTGGTCTTTTTCCCCTTTGTCGAGCCCTTGGCTTATGGCCTGACCCTCATGGGGGGCAGCCTCTCTAGACAAGTTGCTAATGCTCATACTATTTTTAATATGCTCTCGTCACTATTTGCCTATCCTTTGCTGCCTCTGGCAGCCAAATATTTAAAGAAAATATTGCCCTGA
- the mobB gene encoding molybdopterin-guanine dinucleotide biosynthesis protein B, protein MNISLTPFRIPVISIVGGKSNSGKTTLLEKLIGEAKRRGWRVATLKHDVHGFEMDQPGKDTWRHDRAGADIVAISSPQRIAILERVSEDQPLDEVLERIRGVDLIFTEGYKSADKPKIEVFRSGVHQELYSQLEDLIAIVSDVKFDNGIPCFDLDDAQGICDLIAEKFYVKGSVE, encoded by the coding sequence ATGAATATAAGCTTAACGCCTTTTCGAATTCCTGTTATCTCAATTGTTGGTGGAAAGTCTAACTCGGGAAAAACAACCCTCCTAGAAAAACTCATAGGTGAGGCTAAACGCCGAGGCTGGCGGGTGGCAACCTTGAAACATGATGTTCATGGGTTTGAGATGGATCAACCCGGCAAAGATACTTGGCGTCATGACCGTGCAGGTGCGGATATTGTGGCAATAAGTTCTCCTCAGAGAATTGCGATCTTAGAACGTGTCTCTGAGGATCAGCCCCTGGATGAGGTATTAGAACGAATTCGAGGCGTGGATCTGATCTTTACCGAAGGGTATAAATCTGCCGATAAGCCAAAGATTGAAGTGTTTCGATCTGGTGTGCATCAAGAACTTTACTCTCAACTTGAAGATCTTATTGCTATTGTTAGTGATGTCAAATTTGATAACGGGATACCTTGTTTTGACTTAGATGATGCCCAGGGAATTTGTGATTTGATAGCAGAAAAATTTTATGTTAAAGGGAGCGTGGAATGA
- a CDS encoding molybdopterin molybdotransferase MoeA — translation MKTMIELEEALEMVLANIQLVETESVSIADAYGRVLAQDVRSKIDMPPFARSPLDGYTYRATEAASKALNLKVINEIPAGFPSKQIIGVDEASKIFTGAPIPPGANCVVRMEDTEQEGNQVTIFRPVRPGSNIVPKGEEIKEGDILLERGFCLTPPAIGLIAAVGVNQVEVFRRPRVGLLSTGSELMDVGESLNPGKIYNSNSYTLRGMLRQAGFEVEVIPTVSDQIEDTLAALEKLTEADVVITTGGASVGEYDIMRQALTQFGCEMLFWKLNLKPGTPASVGQKGKQFFFSLSGNPAAAMVTFELLVRPILFKLAGHAAYKAKEFQVRMANSFEKSGKQRRFLRAQAVFKDGVIWADLASAQGSGILRSMIGSHLLVDVPANHGSVKVGELLAARWIVD, via the coding sequence ATGAAAACAATGATCGAATTAGAAGAAGCTCTAGAGATGGTTCTCGCAAATATTCAGTTAGTCGAAACTGAGTCCGTTTCTATTGCTGATGCCTATGGCCGTGTCTTAGCCCAGGATGTGCGCTCAAAAATTGATATGCCGCCCTTTGCACGTTCTCCCCTGGATGGGTATACATATCGGGCAACAGAGGCTGCCTCCAAAGCACTTAATCTTAAGGTAATTAATGAAATTCCAGCAGGGTTTCCCTCGAAACAGATCATCGGCGTGGATGAGGCCTCCAAGATATTTACCGGTGCTCCGATTCCGCCGGGAGCCAATTGTGTAGTACGTATGGAAGACACTGAGCAGGAAGGTAATCAAGTGACGATTTTTCGTCCTGTTCGGCCGGGCTCAAATATTGTCCCAAAAGGGGAAGAAATTAAGGAAGGGGATATTCTGCTAGAACGAGGTTTTTGTCTGACTCCTCCGGCAATTGGCTTGATTGCTGCTGTTGGTGTAAATCAAGTTGAAGTGTTTCGCCGTCCTCGGGTTGGCTTACTGTCCACAGGCTCCGAGCTGATGGATGTGGGCGAATCTTTGAATCCGGGAAAAATTTATAATAGTAATAGTTATACCTTGCGCGGAATGCTCCGACAGGCAGGGTTTGAGGTTGAAGTTATCCCCACTGTTTCAGATCAGATAGAGGATACCCTCGCAGCCTTAGAGAAGCTTACTGAAGCAGATGTCGTCATAACAACCGGTGGAGCCTCTGTAGGAGAATACGATATTATGCGGCAGGCTCTTACCCAGTTTGGGTGTGAGATGTTATTTTGGAAATTGAACTTAAAACCGGGAACCCCAGCTTCAGTGGGGCAAAAAGGAAAGCAATTCTTTTTTTCTCTTTCAGGAAATCCGGCCGCTGCAATGGTAACCTTTGAACTCTTGGTTCGTCCAATACTTTTTAAGTTGGCAGGACATGCCGCCTATAAGGCGAAGGAATTCCAGGTAAGAATGGCCAACAGCTTTGAAAAGAGTGGCAAACAACGGCGCTTCTTACGGGCCCAGGCGGTTTTTAAAGACGGAGTAATCTGGGCGGATCTGGCTTCCGCACAGGGGTCAGGAATACTTCGCTCGATGATTGGAAGTCATTTATTGGTGGATGTACCGGCAAATCATGGTTCTGTAAAAGTCGGTGAACTTTTAGCGGCACGCTGGATTGTTGACTGA
- a CDS encoding FapA family protein produces MPEIVVQSPNLEELKKEWALKLNILPEQITFEVIDKPSILSRLWKVKVIWAEVSQTPALEPSLVKKDGSKYIIVLGEGSRLFIPSGQVGEVWFNGVLQVRPFIVKPGDQVEFQPVVQKGHLNWELDIRFQGLSVMAKVKHEPAGHYILPESLPGAEEINLATHALWENSLDQDEMWNEAKLTSDLERLKIVYGIRQGIWEEILRVKGYKELVIAQGTLPVPPEHARLEDFVGSSQEQNTSENKKIDFFASKLHVVKEGDVLARKIPGRPGIPGKDVLGRDLPAAGVKDFQFRLKKNVCLSPDQLEVIAACSGQPIRIDERTYMVENILVQNSDVDLASGSIEFPGDVFINGNVQDGLRVFVGGKLEVKGSVSHAEIRAEKGAKIYQNLIGGKVIIGEKYVIRSELLRLVSELEAQLTLCLQRSADFGNYPDAINLKPGQCLKMIIERQFFELPKLAQKVEKFVLENKHDEIITEGLIVSIRTAKHFLSGLGPLELQSTPFLQRVNQALGQFIENLTVELPDKLSFSVNYLQGASVECGGSFECLKGTYNSHIRVEGDVTIQGVCRGGKILAGGNVQIRELGGSEVSSTFVQISPTGRLHVEYCHANVVIAVGKEIIQIEEAYKSLDIYREAGRVQIEKIRANH; encoded by the coding sequence ATGCCTGAAATAGTTGTTCAGTCTCCAAACCTTGAAGAGCTAAAAAAAGAATGGGCGCTTAAACTTAATATTTTGCCGGAACAGATCACCTTTGAAGTGATCGATAAACCTAGTATATTATCCCGTTTGTGGAAGGTGAAGGTTATTTGGGCTGAGGTGAGTCAAACTCCGGCTTTGGAACCTAGTCTTGTAAAAAAGGATGGTTCAAAGTATATTATAGTTCTTGGTGAAGGATCGAGACTCTTCATACCATCCGGACAGGTTGGCGAAGTATGGTTTAACGGGGTTCTCCAAGTTAGGCCTTTCATAGTTAAACCTGGTGATCAAGTTGAGTTCCAGCCGGTTGTTCAGAAGGGCCATTTGAACTGGGAACTGGATATACGTTTTCAGGGTTTGTCAGTTATGGCTAAAGTAAAGCATGAGCCTGCAGGGCATTATATATTACCTGAGAGTCTCCCGGGGGCAGAAGAAATTAATTTAGCTACCCATGCCTTATGGGAGAACTCACTGGATCAGGATGAGATGTGGAATGAGGCAAAGTTGACCTCAGACTTAGAAAGGTTAAAGATCGTTTATGGCATAAGGCAGGGGATTTGGGAGGAAATATTGAGAGTTAAAGGCTATAAAGAGCTTGTAATCGCTCAAGGAACCCTGCCTGTTCCCCCCGAACATGCTCGTTTAGAAGATTTTGTAGGAAGTTCTCAAGAACAAAATACTTCGGAAAATAAAAAAATCGACTTTTTTGCTTCTAAGTTACATGTTGTTAAGGAAGGGGATGTTCTAGCTCGTAAAATCCCCGGCAGGCCCGGTATCCCAGGTAAGGACGTCTTAGGGAGAGATCTCCCGGCAGCGGGGGTCAAGGATTTTCAGTTTCGGCTAAAAAAGAATGTTTGTCTATCCCCGGATCAACTTGAAGTAATAGCTGCCTGTTCCGGACAACCTATTCGGATCGATGAAAGAACCTACATGGTAGAGAATATCTTAGTTCAAAATAGTGATGTGGATCTGGCTTCCGGAAGTATTGAATTTCCGGGGGATGTGTTTATAAATGGTAATGTTCAAGATGGGCTTCGAGTTTTTGTTGGAGGAAAACTGGAAGTTAAAGGATCAGTGTCACATGCTGAGATAAGAGCGGAAAAAGGTGCTAAGATTTATCAAAATCTTATCGGCGGAAAGGTTATTATCGGAGAAAAATATGTTATTCGTTCAGAGCTGCTCCGTCTGGTTTCTGAATTAGAGGCTCAACTTACCCTTTGTCTACAACGTTCTGCAGATTTCGGTAATTATCCCGACGCAATTAATCTTAAACCCGGGCAATGTTTAAAGATGATTATAGAAAGACAATTCTTCGAACTGCCCAAACTAGCACAAAAAGTGGAGAAATTTGTGTTAGAAAATAAGCATGACGAAATTATTACTGAAGGGCTTATTGTATCTATCCGAACAGCAAAACACTTCTTATCAGGGCTAGGACCATTAGAACTCCAGTCAACACCATTCTTGCAGCGTGTAAATCAGGCCCTAGGACAATTCATCGAAAACTTAACCGTCGAACTCCCGGACAAGCTAAGTTTTAGTGTTAACTATCTACAGGGGGCTAGCGTTGAGTGCGGAGGCTCTTTTGAGTGTCTAAAGGGAACCTACAATTCCCACATTCGAGTAGAAGGAGACGTTACCATACAAGGTGTATGTCGGGGCGGGAAAATACTAGCTGGGGGCAATGTTCAGATTCGGGAACTAGGGGGATCGGAAGTAAGTTCTACCTTTGTTCAGATAAGTCCCACGGGTCGTCTACATGTAGAATACTGCCACGCAAATGTGGTAATTGCTGTTGGTAAAGAAATCATTCAAATAGAAGAAGCCTATAAGAGTTTAGATATATATCGTGAAGCGGGTAGAGTACAAATCGAGAAGATACGTGCTAATCATTAA
- a CDS encoding LCP family protein codes for MLRAIKIILMVVTFTVVIAAGAVGYMVFFDSGKETSWDNNNLSDSIDEGIKDRVSVLLIGADQRPEQKKFSTDTIILASVDPKTKRTSLLSIPRDTRVLLKGHGYKKINEIVSLTDLDTLEKTVEELTGEKIAGYVQTNFQGFKKIIDTLGGITVNVEKNMYYETGDDEDGYINLHKGEQILNGSKALQYARFRHDALADISRTARQQVVLKAVAKEMFQLSTIPKLPFLVPQIMDAVNTSLSSKDIFTLARVAVGFDSSNVVAQTLPGSFLDLEGISYWKVDPLEVKQVVKNLFQGKTTEKIIGQEPVDLLKPVIPSPSKPLPQVPGNSQDPNGRKSPGYQM; via the coding sequence GTGCTTCGTGCGATTAAGATAATCTTGATGGTTGTGACCTTTACTGTGGTTATAGCGGCTGGGGCAGTTGGATATATGGTATTTTTTGATTCAGGTAAGGAAACAAGCTGGGATAATAATAATTTATCAGATTCTATAGATGAAGGAATTAAAGATCGGGTTAGTGTATTGCTCATCGGAGCAGATCAACGTCCGGAACAAAAGAAATTTAGCACGGATACGATAATCCTAGCCAGCGTGGATCCAAAAACTAAGCGGACAAGCTTACTCTCTATTCCCCGGGATACGAGAGTCCTACTTAAAGGGCACGGCTACAAGAAAATTAATGAGATTGTTTCATTGACAGATTTAGATACTCTTGAGAAAACCGTGGAAGAGTTAACAGGGGAAAAGATAGCGGGATATGTCCAAACTAACTTTCAAGGATTTAAAAAGATTATCGATACTTTAGGCGGGATCACGGTCAATGTCGAGAAAAACATGTACTATGAGACTGGTGATGATGAGGATGGCTACATAAATCTTCATAAAGGGGAACAAATCTTAAATGGTTCTAAAGCTTTACAATATGCTCGTTTCCGGCATGATGCTTTAGCAGATATTTCACGAACCGCAAGACAACAAGTCGTACTTAAAGCTGTAGCTAAAGAAATGTTCCAGTTAAGCACTATTCCCAAACTTCCCTTTCTTGTTCCCCAAATTATGGATGCAGTGAACACTAGTTTATCCTCTAAAGATATTTTTACCTTAGCTAGAGTAGCGGTTGGATTCGATAGTTCAAATGTAGTGGCTCAAACTCTACCCGGGTCTTTTCTGGATTTAGAGGGGATAAGCTATTGGAAAGTTGATCCTCTTGAAGTGAAACAAGTCGTTAAGAATTTATTTCAAGGGAAGACAACCGAAAAAATCATTGGTCAGGAACCTGTAGATTTGCTAAAGCCAGTAATTCCTTCGCCTTCAAAGCCACTTCCACAGGTTCCGGGTAACAGCCAAGATCCTAATGGAAGAAAATCACCGGGCTATCAGATGTAA